Proteins encoded together in one Shewanella acanthi window:
- a CDS encoding GGDEF domain-containing protein, with amino-acid sequence MIAATENKELDFAAQILRLAVPQMSALGIPVTPENYTVWYEYFAKSNLDLNRAIDGFLTNNVAFTKEVNTSLYKNFIQEKTPEIIENVHLETQILINSLISKIAQINHGTASFSASLVDFGHQLQGASDVTTLTLLVDGVVDEMQNLLSNNQTMEDSLNAMGQEVRNLKSELENLSMAALTDQLTSLHNRRAYEMAIQDHIHRAQEQQSRCSLLLIDIDRFKQFNDTYGHQVGDKVLAYVALALRQSVRGDDFVARYGGEEFVVLLPNTHFHHALQVAENLRERVSERRLTVGKDRKQSLGAITVSIGLASLQEGDDAETLFNRADKALYEAKSDGRNCVRG; translated from the coding sequence ATGATTGCTGCTACAGAAAATAAAGAGCTGGATTTTGCGGCGCAGATTTTGCGCTTGGCGGTGCCACAAATGTCTGCCCTTGGTATTCCGGTGACGCCGGAAAATTACACCGTGTGGTATGAATATTTTGCCAAGAGCAACCTTGATCTTAACCGAGCTATCGATGGTTTTCTGACTAACAATGTTGCCTTTACTAAGGAAGTGAATACCAGTCTGTATAAAAATTTTATCCAAGAGAAAACCCCTGAAATCATTGAGAATGTTCACTTAGAAACGCAAATCTTAATTAACTCCCTGATCAGCAAGATTGCCCAAATTAATCATGGGACGGCGTCTTTCTCGGCGAGTTTGGTTGATTTTGGCCACCAATTGCAGGGCGCTTCCGATGTGACGACACTAACCCTGTTAGTCGATGGGGTAGTGGATGAAATGCAAAATCTGCTCAGTAATAACCAGACCATGGAAGACAGTCTCAATGCCATGGGGCAAGAGGTACGAAACCTTAAGTCAGAACTTGAGAATCTCAGTATGGCGGCACTGACCGATCAGCTTACCTCCTTGCACAACCGCCGTGCCTATGAGATGGCGATTCAAGATCATATCCATCGCGCTCAGGAGCAGCAGAGTCGCTGTAGTTTATTGTTAATCGATATCGACAGGTTCAAACAATTCAACGATACCTATGGTCATCAGGTAGGGGACAAAGTGTTGGCCTATGTGGCATTAGCTCTAAGGCAAAGTGTTAGAGGCGATGACTTTGTTGCCCGTTATGGCGGTGAAGAATTTGTGGTGCTCTTACCTAATACGCATTTTCACCATGCACTGCAAGTCGCTGAGAATTTACGCGAGCGGGTGTCGGAACGTCGGTTAACGGTTGGCAAAGACCGGAAACAATCCTTAGGGGCAATCACAGTGTCGATTGGCCTAGCATCCCTGCAGGAAGGAGATGATGCTGAAACCCTTTTTAATCGTGCAGATAAGGCCCTTTATGAAGCCAAATCAGACGGTCGAAACTGTGTAAGGGGTTAA
- a CDS encoding bifunctional acetate--CoA ligase family protein/GNAT family N-acetyltransferase, producing the protein MSQRTLNSLFKPTSVAIIGASNGEKRAGNVLMKNLLSSGFSGPIMPVTPKYRAVMGVLAYPNIESLPIKPDLAIICTRASRVPALVETLAQFGCKVAIIMASGMAQECNDDGVSLLDLAMQHAKRYGMRILGPNSLGMLLPPLGLNASLAHASALPGKIAFVSQSAAICTTVLDWANNKGIGFSSFISLGDATDINFDELLDYLGRDSRTSAIMLYIDSVNEKRHFLSAARAASRNKPILVIKSGRSAEGSRAARLHTGGIGGNDAVYEAAFRRAGMLRVNDLIELFAAVESLAHSNPLQGERLGIISNGGGPAVLAVDELILRGGKLAELSENTVSKLDAQLPNTWSRQNPIDIIGDANADRYAAALNILMDSGDLDAILVLHSPSALGESVEIADALVKVIHAHPKKNRLNILTNWSGEDSAYQARKRFTKGGISTYRTPEGAVGAFMHMVEYRRNQKLLQEVPQSIPDNIPTDSQTARQLLQAAQAKGKFVLETHEASPILRAYGLNTIDTWFAKDADEAVDIANQARFPVALKVQSPHILHKSDVHGVMLNLTSDEDIRHAAKAITQRVHQADPDAVIEGMIVQKMALTAGAQEIRVAVISDPVFGPAICLGEGGSEWDPTRDAAVALPPLNMALARYMVIQALKTHKLKDRHLPLGLDMNALCVMLTQISHIIIDCPEIASLDFNPVLAAGENITLLDVNIRLHDGQTDNASRLAIMPYPKELEEYAVLKNGLKVMLRPILPEDEPKHLAFDNSLSDEDRYKRYFGVRSKMTHEEMAVLTQIDYAREMAFIATAKGADGDDITLGAVRASIDPDNTEAEFAMAVRGDHQGIGLGKLLLEKLIKYYRNNDTPVLTGFTMFENRNMASLAKNLGFKVTFDMEEHLIKMHMDLKQSQ; encoded by the coding sequence ATGAGTCAACGTACGTTAAATTCGCTTTTCAAACCAACATCCGTTGCCATTATTGGTGCCTCCAACGGGGAAAAACGTGCAGGCAATGTGTTAATGAAGAATCTACTATCGAGTGGATTTTCTGGCCCTATCATGCCCGTTACCCCAAAATACCGCGCTGTGATGGGGGTACTTGCTTATCCTAATATCGAGTCTTTGCCGATTAAACCCGATTTGGCGATCATTTGTACTCGCGCCAGCCGCGTTCCCGCGTTGGTAGAAACGCTCGCTCAATTTGGTTGCAAGGTTGCGATTATTATGGCGTCGGGTATGGCACAGGAATGCAATGACGATGGCGTCAGTCTGCTCGACCTTGCCATGCAACACGCCAAGCGTTATGGCATGCGTATCCTCGGCCCGAACAGCCTTGGCATGTTACTGCCGCCCTTGGGGTTAAACGCCAGTCTTGCCCATGCCAGCGCCCTGCCCGGGAAAATTGCCTTTGTTTCGCAGTCGGCCGCCATTTGCACTACGGTCTTAGATTGGGCCAACAATAAGGGGATTGGCTTTTCATCTTTTATCTCACTGGGCGATGCAACCGACATTAACTTTGACGAACTCCTCGATTATTTAGGCCGTGATAGCCGCACCAGCGCCATCATGCTGTATATCGACTCAGTGAATGAAAAACGCCATTTCCTGTCCGCTGCCCGCGCAGCCTCTCGTAATAAACCCATTTTAGTGATCAAGTCTGGCCGCAGCGCCGAGGGCTCCCGTGCAGCCCGCCTTCACACGGGTGGTATAGGTGGTAACGATGCGGTATACGAAGCCGCTTTTAGGCGTGCGGGTATGCTCAGGGTAAATGATTTGATTGAACTCTTTGCAGCAGTTGAAAGTCTTGCCCACTCCAATCCCCTGCAGGGTGAACGCCTTGGGATCATTAGTAATGGCGGCGGCCCCGCGGTACTTGCCGTCGATGAACTTATCCTTCGTGGTGGCAAACTGGCTGAGCTTTCCGAGAACACTGTCAGTAAACTCGATGCACAGCTCCCCAATACTTGGTCACGGCAAAATCCCATCGATATTATTGGCGATGCGAATGCCGACCGTTATGCCGCAGCCTTAAACATTTTGATGGACAGCGGTGACTTAGATGCGATTTTGGTGCTGCATTCGCCATCGGCATTAGGCGAAAGTGTGGAGATTGCCGATGCACTAGTCAAAGTCATCCATGCCCATCCAAAGAAGAATCGTTTAAATATTCTCACGAACTGGAGTGGTGAGGACTCAGCCTATCAAGCCCGAAAACGCTTCACTAAGGGCGGCATTTCGACCTATCGCACCCCAGAAGGCGCCGTGGGTGCCTTTATGCATATGGTGGAATATCGCCGTAACCAAAAACTGCTGCAGGAAGTGCCGCAGTCTATCCCAGACAATATCCCGACCGACAGCCAAACAGCTCGCCAATTGTTGCAGGCCGCACAAGCGAAGGGCAAATTTGTACTCGAAACCCACGAAGCCAGTCCGATTCTGCGCGCCTATGGCTTAAACACGATCGATACTTGGTTTGCCAAGGATGCTGATGAAGCGGTCGATATTGCCAATCAAGCAAGATTCCCTGTTGCCCTAAAAGTACAATCACCGCACATTTTGCATAAGAGTGATGTCCATGGGGTGATGCTGAACTTAACCTCCGATGAAGATATTCGCCACGCCGCCAAAGCAATCACCCAAAGGGTACATCAGGCAGATCCCGATGCGGTTATCGAAGGCATGATAGTGCAGAAGATGGCATTGACGGCGGGAGCACAGGAAATCCGGGTTGCTGTCATTAGCGATCCCGTATTTGGCCCAGCTATTTGTTTAGGTGAAGGAGGTTCAGAGTGGGATCCAACCCGCGATGCCGCTGTTGCCCTGCCGCCGCTAAATATGGCGCTGGCCCGTTACATGGTGATCCAAGCTCTCAAAACCCATAAACTCAAAGACAGGCATTTACCGCTTGGGCTGGATATGAACGCCCTGTGTGTGATGCTCACTCAAATCTCCCACATCATTATCGATTGCCCAGAGATTGCCTCGCTAGATTTCAATCCAGTGCTGGCGGCGGGGGAAAATATCACCCTGCTCGATGTCAATATTCGCCTGCACGACGGTCAGACAGATAACGCCAGCCGCCTTGCCATCATGCCTTATCCTAAAGAGCTTGAGGAATACGCAGTCCTTAAAAATGGCCTTAAGGTCATGCTGCGGCCAATTCTGCCCGAGGATGAACCTAAGCATTTGGCCTTCGATAATTCCCTTTCCGATGAGGACAGATATAAACGCTATTTTGGGGTTCGTTCTAAAATGACCCACGAGGAAATGGCAGTGTTAACGCAAATCGATTACGCCCGTGAAATGGCCTTTATTGCAACGGCAAAAGGTGCCGATGGTGACGATATCACCCTTGGCGCAGTGAGGGCCTCCATTGACCCCGACAATACCGAGGCTGAATTTGCAATGGCAGTGCGTGGCGATCACCAAGGCATTGGCTTAGGGAAGTTACTGCTCGAGAAGCTCATTAAGTATTACCGTAACAATGACACGCCAGTATTAACCGGATTTACCATGTTTGAGAATCGCAATATGGCAAGCCTTGCTAAAAACCTCGGCTTTAAGGTGACCTTCGATATGGAGGAGCATCTTATCAAAATGCATATGGATTTAAAGCAAAGTCAATAA
- a CDS encoding methyl-accepting chemotaxis protein: protein MTYKDGMVAVLAVAIGYAFGTWFSFTLSSLVAVVTMLIWQNYRHIAGDETALNSSAPRHDPTVSFSHWEEQRNFYQELSVSLNGCEQSIGDVLSVQSDAVNLLGESFDGLNRLMSEQSSFISDLVHSADDEEIFHSAQMKLFAHNTSVTLERFIQSTIEMSASNMELLEKVNLIYEAMPQAMKALKDIDQISSQTNLLALNAAIEAARAGDAGRGFAVVADEVRALSNRSAGFSDSIQKQLRSIQTQIEQLTEQVSKVAAQDMSYIIDAKKDLDKALEQIIVKAEKDAAVIDRIDASAQELEAAIAGAIRGLQFSDITSQSLMYTNQTLQQLMAFLTQAAEMSQEEFGKNCEGLVSEMNVRRQSSHNPVSANQISCGEIELF, encoded by the coding sequence ATGACATACAAGGATGGAATGGTTGCAGTGTTGGCTGTGGCTATCGGATATGCGTTCGGAACCTGGTTCAGTTTTACACTGAGCTCGCTGGTTGCAGTAGTGACAATGCTTATTTGGCAGAATTACCGACATATTGCTGGCGATGAAACGGCCCTGAATTCATCTGCGCCTCGTCACGACCCAACCGTCTCTTTCTCTCACTGGGAAGAGCAGCGAAATTTTTATCAAGAACTTTCAGTTTCACTTAACGGCTGTGAACAAAGCATTGGTGATGTTTTGTCTGTGCAATCCGATGCAGTGAATTTATTAGGGGAATCATTCGATGGACTTAACCGTTTAATGAGTGAACAAAGCAGTTTTATATCTGATCTGGTTCATAGCGCGGATGATGAAGAGATATTTCACTCAGCACAGATGAAGCTGTTTGCCCACAATACCTCTGTAACTCTTGAGCGGTTTATCCAGTCGACCATTGAAATGTCGGCATCGAACATGGAATTACTCGAAAAAGTCAACCTTATCTATGAGGCCATGCCCCAGGCAATGAAAGCGCTTAAGGACATTGACCAGATCTCCTCACAAACTAATCTGCTGGCGCTTAATGCGGCAATTGAGGCTGCCCGTGCGGGTGACGCAGGCAGGGGCTTTGCCGTTGTGGCTGACGAAGTACGTGCGTTGTCGAATCGCAGTGCAGGCTTTAGTGACAGTATTCAAAAGCAATTGAGGTCGATCCAAACTCAGATTGAGCAGCTAACTGAACAGGTGAGCAAGGTGGCGGCTCAGGACATGTCATACATTATTGATGCTAAAAAGGATCTGGATAAGGCACTCGAGCAAATTATCGTTAAAGCTGAAAAGGATGCCGCTGTTATCGACAGAATTGATGCGTCTGCACAAGAGCTTGAGGCGGCCATTGCAGGTGCTATTCGTGGTCTACAGTTCAGTGATATCACCTCCCAAAGCCTCATGTATACCAACCAAACATTGCAGCAGCTTATGGCGTTCCTAACCCAAGCGGCTGAGATGTCTCAAGAGGAATTTGGTAAAAACTGTGAAGGGTTGGTGAGTGAAATGAATGTGAGACGTCAAAGCAGTCATAATCCAGTCTCAGCCAATCAAATTAGCTGCGGTGAAATTGAACTATTTTAA
- a CDS encoding STAS domain-containing protein — protein sequence MANVIVISLPERFDFYYHKKFTSDYQRAFTDVGVNQLVLDFSRVLYIDSSALGMMVLLHRKALEKKISTSIRGLHGQAEDIIKIANMERLYRIEREK from the coding sequence ATGGCGAATGTGATAGTAATTTCTTTGCCAGAACGATTCGATTTTTATTACCACAAAAAATTTACCAGTGATTATCAACGGGCATTCACTGATGTGGGGGTTAATCAGTTAGTCCTAGATTTTAGCAGGGTGCTTTATATAGACAGTTCTGCGTTAGGAATGATGGTCTTGCTGCATCGAAAGGCATTAGAAAAGAAAATTAGTACCAGTATTCGTGGTTTACATGGCCAAGCGGAAGACATTATTAAAATCGCGAATATGGAGCGTTTATATCGAATAGAAAGGGAAAAATAA
- a CDS encoding fused response regulator/phosphatase produces MGPRYILIVEDDLVINQIMTAFIHQKGWNVITCCNLADAQQEIHQVGIELILLDYYLPDGTALSMLDTLKKYRPSVPVIVISGDNEPQTILSCFKSGALDYIIKPVNLELFWHKVEGLLARFSLEKKVKKQHNILEKLLLEKSHEEQIARRLFDHFIEINSVGYEFVKSFTQSSTSFSGDVVVNAIAPNGNFFLMIADSTGHGLSAAMPILRVVNTFRAMVAKGFDLITLVSEINTNIYHEIPGDRFVAAVVVEVNFNRNQVFIWNAGMPDALLQLENNESRTVSSHTTNDLVHYKSKNLALGIMSPDAFSANVEVIDLPMAGCLCLMSDGLIEHKTKDGAFLGMEGVISLLSLYGKDLTDYMRETLNRQFFDDIKDDVAICVLDFDLLHQWYQHRPAEFCIGCNKGEFTWHINMSGPMLIGAEYLNSLNHFLKIFGFPTTFSQKVFTVVSELFTNAVDYGVLKLNPELKNDIEGFDVFHNLRERSASQITMKDWVEVELQWYCLASELHITVSDSGEGYCPKPTSELTDVLQLSGRGLNLVRSLCKRYEWIAPGNITKVIMEL; encoded by the coding sequence ATGGGGCCAAGGTATATTTTAATCGTCGAGGACGATTTAGTTATTAATCAGATTATGACGGCCTTTATTCATCAAAAGGGATGGAATGTTATTACCTGTTGTAATTTAGCCGATGCACAACAGGAAATTCATCAAGTTGGTATAGAGTTAATCTTGCTGGATTATTATTTGCCTGATGGTACAGCGTTATCAATGCTAGACACATTAAAAAAATATAGGCCATCAGTACCCGTTATTGTGATCAGTGGCGATAACGAACCTCAAACTATTCTGTCTTGTTTTAAGTCTGGCGCATTGGATTATATTATTAAACCGGTGAACTTGGAGTTGTTTTGGCACAAAGTAGAAGGTCTATTAGCTCGCTTCTCATTAGAAAAAAAGGTCAAGAAACAACATAATATTCTAGAGAAATTGTTGCTCGAAAAAAGTCATGAAGAGCAAATAGCCCGTCGTTTATTCGATCATTTTATTGAAATTAATAGCGTGGGCTATGAGTTTGTTAAGAGTTTTACTCAATCTAGCACAAGTTTTAGTGGCGATGTTGTAGTGAATGCTATCGCCCCTAATGGCAATTTTTTTCTGATGATTGCCGATTCCACCGGCCATGGACTCAGTGCCGCAATGCCAATCCTCAGGGTGGTGAATACCTTTCGCGCCATGGTGGCTAAGGGATTTGACCTTATCACCCTTGTCAGTGAGATAAATACCAATATTTACCATGAGATCCCAGGCGATCGCTTCGTCGCCGCTGTAGTTGTCGAAGTTAATTTCAATAGAAATCAAGTTTTTATTTGGAATGCGGGTATGCCAGATGCGTTATTGCAACTTGAAAATAACGAATCACGGACTGTGTCGAGCCATACCACAAACGACTTAGTGCATTACAAGTCGAAGAATTTAGCGCTGGGTATCATGTCACCCGATGCCTTCAGTGCCAATGTGGAGGTGATTGATCTTCCAATGGCGGGTTGCTTGTGTTTGATGAGCGACGGATTGATTGAGCATAAAACCAAGGATGGAGCATTTTTAGGTATGGAAGGCGTAATTTCATTATTGAGTCTTTACGGTAAAGACTTGACGGATTACATGAGGGAAACGCTGAATCGTCAGTTCTTCGATGATATTAAAGATGATGTGGCAATTTGTGTGCTCGATTTTGATTTATTACATCAATGGTATCAGCATCGCCCTGCAGAATTTTGTATCGGATGTAATAAAGGCGAGTTCACATGGCATATCAATATGTCAGGCCCCATGTTAATTGGTGCCGAATATTTAAACTCTTTAAACCATTTTTTGAAAATTTTCGGTTTCCCAACTACGTTTAGTCAAAAAGTATTTACAGTTGTGTCTGAGTTATTTACCAATGCCGTCGATTATGGGGTACTTAAACTTAATCCTGAATTGAAAAATGATATTGAAGGCTTTGATGTGTTCCATAATTTACGAGAGAGAAGTGCCTCGCAAATTACCATGAAAGATTGGGTTGAAGTCGAATTGCAATGGTATTGTCTGGCCAGTGAATTACATATCACAGTATCGGATAGTGGTGAGGGTTATTGTCCGAAACCAACGTCAGAGTTAACAGATGTGCTACAACTATCTGGTAGGGGGCTAAATTTAGTTCGATCCCTTTGCAAGCGCTACGAGTGGATAGCACCGGGAAATATTACAAAAGTCATAATGGAACTATAA